A genome region from Brassica oleracea var. oleracea cultivar TO1000 chromosome C2, BOL, whole genome shotgun sequence includes the following:
- the LOC106327020 gene encoding nipped-B-like protein isoform X1 produces MSNPSSSGLGSSSSSTQFGIGLANTAQSDVASHLPLPSLPIFCGAAQPGELKLFDEVAEGSSSGNRSLNRAEILSQSRRIAKMLEETDVSYLDLRNEAQELNCNSEEPFQLYDQVLRCNPGAFEYAIPELSSLSGPTCDPVCTNEETQQRTSEPSVRVKIQRQADHHLARSIQPEPVKRVLRSNHVENHSWHPEPLIIQSPRDDIATHDSRPETITMNDSASKKSTGKKKRKDGAGPGASSVQPDSSVLQESIVNSFCEMLEDFCGKAEVPGDDRNEAEWSSMPVDEVRVLVTELMTIRSKMLLHMVPVDILSRLLHTLDHQIHRAEGLSINSEHSDSDSLALVLGALESIHASLAVMANSDMPKQLYKEEVIERILEFSRHQMMAVMSAYDPSYRSASKPTDNVAFEGDDDDDLDPDMGSASKRRRTGKSGKVKKSAVNRISGTVNTALQKLCTILGLLKELLLVERLSDSCILQLLKTSVTTFMVENIQLLQLKAISLIGGIYNSYPQHRTYVIDELSQLLWKLPSSKRVLRAYHLPDEEQKQIQMVTALLIQLVHNSTSLPETLRQASSANAILETPVDVGYLTKCHEAATETCCLFWTRVLGRLASLKAQDASEIKVMTENIVNDLLTALNLPEYPSVSLILEVLCVILLHNAGLKSKDVSARSMAIDLLGIIATRLKQDAVLCSEDRFWTLLESESEGRVDQVGTKDCALCLGKRAGNLLVCQICPRRFHAGCLGLKEVDIPSRNWHCPFCICKRQLLVLQSYCKADTKSGKVESEEDPNMITQTEVAQQMLLNYLQDAGSADDAHTFICWFHLCLSYKDVPKSHEKIKYYIARLKAKSIIRNSGATTSFLTRDAIKKITLALGRNSSFSRGFDKILHMLLASLRENSPIIRAKAMRAVSTIVEADPEVLCDKRVQLAVEGRFCDSAISVREAALELVGRHIASHPDVGSKYFEKVAERIKDTGVSVRKRAIKIIRDMCTSNPNFSEFTSACAEILSRISDDESSIQDLVCKTFYEFWFEEPPGHHTQFASDASSIPVEVEKKTKQMVGLLRTTPNHQLLVTIIKRALALDFFPQATKAAGINPVALASVRRRCELMCKCLLEKILQVEEMSREEGEVQVLPYVLLLHAFCLVDPGLCTPSSDPTKFVITLQPYLKSQVDSRIGAQLLESIIFIIDSVLPLIRKLPLSVTEDLEQDLKHMIVRHSFLTVVHACVRCLCSVSKLMGKGVSVVEHLLQFFFKRLESQGADNNQIAGRSLFCLGLLIRHGNSLISTSGSRSFNLSGCLNLFKRHLRMEDFALKVRSLQALGFILIARPEYMLEEDIGKIIENTLSDGANGRMKMQGLQNMYDYLIDAEKQLGSDKPVDITVNPVEQGGHTVPVAAGAGDTNICGGIVQLYWDKILGRCLDCDDQIRQIALKIVEVVLRQGLVHPITCVPYLIALETDPLEANQKLAHHLLMNMHEKYPAFFESRLGDGLQMSFIFMQSISQVYSESNQNPQQKGSGKNDHTSSSLTQARLGVSRIYKLIRGNRISRNKFMTSIVRKFDNPTWSGSVISFLMYCTETLALLPFTTPDEPLYLVYSINRVIQVRAGAIESNLKALLHKDTAKTQRGNGTYQQDSTPANIHMMDLNTRIEEEHTHWNPYGHSTPIDLNGVVVYQDPRDQFTSYQTHYGEANVHKMTSSDPPELSTDDLQKIKVDCLSAIALQLLLKLKRYLKVTYSLNDERCQAYSPTEPLKPGDPLSRQNVALDLSDTRTDLPSTYQDLVLRYQEFKNAMREDTLDYTIYSSNVKRKRPTPRKSSRSAKKAVAYNEDDDDEDDDDDRGWNGGGGRGMTARRLNYSTRNSNRR; encoded by the exons ATGAGCAATCCCAGCAGCTCCGGATTGGGTTCAAGCTCGAGTTCGACTCAGTTCGGGATTGGTTTGGCTAATACGGCGCAGTCGGACGTTGCTTCTCACTTGCCGCTGCCTTCCCTACCCATATTCTGCGGCGCGGCTCAACCTGGCGAGCTCAAGCTCTTCGATGAGGTTGCCGAAGGTAGTAGTAGTGGCAACAGGTCGTTGAATCGCGCCGAGATTCTCTCGCAGTCCAGGAGAATCGCGAAGATGCTTGAAGAAACTGACGTTTCTTACCT GGATCTTAGAAACGAGGCTCAGGAGCTCAATTGTAACTCTGAGGAGCCTTTTCAGTTATATGACCAAGTTCTACGATGCAATCCTGGAGCATTTGAGTATGCTATCCCTG AACTTTCAAGTTTATCAGGTCCGACCTGTGATCCAGTCTGTACCAATGAAGAGACTCAACAGAGAACTTCCGAGCCAAGTGTTCGTGTCAAGATTCAACGACAGGCAGATCATCATTTAGCTAGGAGTATCCAGCCTGAACCAGTGAAAAGGGTATTACGATCAAATCATGTTGAAAATCATAGTTGGCATCCTGAACCTTTGATAATCCAGTCACCACGAGATGATATTGCAACTCATGACTCTCGACCTGAAACGATCACCATGAAT GATTCTGCTTCCAAAAAGTCAACGGGCAAGAAGAAACGTAAAGATGGCGCTGGCCCTGGCGCGTCTTCAGTTCAGCCAGATTCATCTGTGCTTCAAG AGTCCATCGTAAATAGCTTTTGTGAGATGCTGGAGGACTTCTGTGGCAAAGCTGAAGTCCCTGGTGATGATAGGAATGAAGCAGAGTGGTCGTCAATGCCTGTTGATGAAGTTCGTGTTCTTGTAACTGAATTGATGACTATAAGGTCTAAAATGCTTTTGCATATGGTACCTGTTGATATTCTATCGAGGTTATTGCACACTCTGGATCATCAGATACATAGGGCCGAAGGCTTGTCCATTAATAGTGAGCAT TCGGATTCAGATTCATTGGCGTTGGTTCTTGGTGCCCTTGAGTCGATCCATGCATCGCTTGCAGTGATGGCCAACAGTGATATGCCAAAGCAGCTCTACAAGGAAGAG GTGATTGAGAGAATTCTGGAGTTTTCTAGGCATCAAATGATGGCTGTTATGTCTGCTTATGATCCATCATACCGCAGCGCAAGTAAACCCACAGATAATGTGGCATTTGAAG GGGATGATGATGATGATCTTGATCCTGACATGGGCTCAGCCAGTAAAAGGCGGCGCACAGGAAAAAGTGGCAAAGTGAAGAAGTCGGCAGTGAACAG GATCTCTGGAACAGTTAATACTGCACTACAGAAACTTTGCACTATTCTTGGCTTACTCAAGGAGCTGTTGTTGGTAGAAAGGTTGTCTGACAGTTGCATTTTACAACTGTTGAAGACGAGTGTGACAACATTTATGGTGGAAAATATCCAACTTCTGCAGCTTAAAGCAATTAGCTTAATCGGTGGT ATATATAATTCATATCCTCAACACCGAACATATGTGATAGATGAGTTATCTCAATTGCTCTGGAAGCTACCTTCCTCAAAACGAGTGTTGAGAGCCTATCATCTCCCTGATGAAGAACAAAAGCAGATTCAAATGGTCACTGCTTTGCTCATTCAGTTGGTTCACAACAGCACAAGCCTTCCTGAAACCCTGAGACAGGCTTCCAGTGCAAACGCCATACTGGAGACTCCAGTTGATGTTGGCTACCTAACTAAATGTCATGAGGCGGCTACAGAAACATGTTGCCTTTTCTGGACTCGTGTCCTTGGACGACTTGCCAGTTTGAAGGCTCAGGATGCTTCTGAGATAAAAGTGATGACTGAGAACATTGTTAATGATCTACTGACTGCATTGAATCTTCCTGAATATCCATCAGTTTCTCTTATTCTTGAG GTTCTCTGTGTCATACTGCTGCACAATGCAGGGTTGAAATCAAAAGATGTCTCTGCCCGGTCAATGGCCATTGACTTACTAGGTATAATTGCTACCAGGTTGAAACAAGATGCTGTCCTCTGCAGTGAAGACAGATTTTGGACATTACTAGAATCAGAAAGTGAAGGTAGAGTTGACCAAGTTGGCACAAAAGATTGCGCTCTTTGTTTAGGTAAAAGGGCTGGGAATTTATTGGTCTGTCAAATTTGTCCAAGGCGGTTTCATGCTGGCTGTCTGGGTTTAAAGGAAGTAGACATTCCAAGTCGAAATTGGCACTGTCCGTTTTGCATATGCAAGAGACAACTTCTTGTACTGCAGTCTTACTGTAAGGCGGACACCAAGAGTGGTAAGGTTGAGTCAGAAGAAGATCCAAATATGATTACACAGACAGAAGTTGCGCAACAGATGCTCCTGAATTATCTTCAGGATGCTGGATCTGCTGATGATGCGCATACTTTCATTTGCTG GTTTCATCTGTGCCTTTCGTATAAAGATGTTCCAAAATCTCATGAAAAAATCAAATATTACATTGCTAGACTGAAAGCAAAGTCAATAATCCGTAACTCTGGAGCAACTACGTCGTTCTTGACAAGAGATGCTATTAAGAAGATTACTTTAGCTCTTGGACGAAATAGTTCCTTTTCCAGAGGATTTGATAAAATTCTACACATGCTCCTG GCTAGTTTAAGAGAGAACTCTCCCATTATTAGGGCTAAAGCTATGCGAGCA GTTAGTACAATTGTTGAAGCTGATCCAGAGGTACTGTGCGATAAGCGTGTTCAGTTGGCTGTTGAAGGAAGGTTTTGTGATTCTGCTATATCTGTTAGAGAAGCAGCACTTGAACTTGTTGGTAGGCACATTGCATCACATCCTGATGTTGGTTCAAAG TATTTTGAGAAGGTCGCTGAGAGGATTAAGGATACTGGAGTGAGTGTTCGAAAACGAGCCATAAAGATCATACGTGACATGTGTACTTCAAATCCCAACTTCTCTGAATTTACAAGTGCATGCGCCGAGATATTATCTCGAATCAGTGATGATGAGTCTAGCATCCAG GATCTTGTGTGCAAAACTTTCTATGAATTCTGGTTTGAGGAACCTCCAGGGCATCATACTCAATTTGCTAGTGATGCTAGCTCCATTCCAGTGGAAGTGGAAAAGAAAACTAAGCAAATGGTTGGGTTGTTAAGGACGACTCCAAATCACCAGCTTCTTGTAACAATTATTAAGCGTGCCCTGGCCCTTGATTTTTTCCCTCAAGCAACTAAAGCTGCTGGTATCAACCCAGTTGCCCTTGCATCAGTGCGCAGGCGCTGTGAACTGATGTGCAAATGCTTACTGGAAAAAATATTGCAG GTAGAAGAAATGAGCCGTGAAGAAGGAGAGGTGCAAGTGCTTCCTTATGTTCTTCTTTTGCATGCTTTCTGTCTGGTGGATCCTGGGCTGTGTACACCGTCTTCAGACCCTACTAAATTTGTTATCACCCTACAACCGTATCTGAAGAGTCAG GTTGATAGTAGAATAGGAGCACAATTACTAGAGAGTATTATTTTTATAATCGATTCTGTCCTGCCCTTGATCCGCAAGCTGCCTCTTAGTGTCACTGAAGACCTGGAGCAAGACCTAAAGCATATGATTGTTCGGCATTCATTTCTAACCGTTGTTCATGCTTGCGTTAG GTGTCTCTGTTCTGTGAGTAAATTGATGGGTAAAGGTGTTAGCGTAGTCGAGCATCTTCTTCAGTTCTTTTTTAAGCGGTTGGAATCCCAAGGGGCTGATAACAACCAG ATTGCTGGGCGGTCCCTTTTTTGTCTTGGGTTACTTATTCGCCATGGTAACTCTCTTATTAGCACCTCAGGTAGTAGGAGTTTCAATCTCTCTGGCTGTCTCAATTTATTCAAACGACACCTCCGCATGGAAGATTTTGCTTTGAAAGTCAGGTCCCTGCAG GCTTTAGGTTTCATTCTAATTGCACGGCCTGAATACATGTTGGAAGAAGACATTGGAAAGATAATCGAGAATACATTATCAGATGGAGCAAACGGACGTATGAAG ATGCAAGGATTACAGAACATGTATGATTACCTTATCGATGCGGAAAAACAATTGGGATCAGATAAACCTGTTGATATCACGGTTAACCCAGTTGAGCAAGGTGGACATACTGTACCCGTGGCCGCTGGTGCAGGTGACACCAACATTTGCGGAGGTATTGTGCAGTTGTATTGGGATAAGATATTAGGTAGATGCTTGGACTGTGATGATCAAATTCGCCAGATTGCTCTCAAG ATAGTGGAAGTCGTGCTACGTCAAGGTCTTGTTCATCCTATTACATGTGTTCCTTATTTGATTGCCCTCGAGACAGATCCGCTCGAGGCCAACCAAAAGCTGGCCCATCATTTACTAATGAATATGCATGAGAA GTATCCGGCTTTTTTCGAAAGCCGTCTCGGTGACGGACTTCAAATGTCATTTATATTCATGCAATCCATCAGCCAGGTCTATTCAGAATCAAATCAAAATCCTCAGCAGAAGGGTTCGGGGAAGAATGATCATACTAGTAGCTCTCTCACACAAGCTAGACTTGGAGTCTCCAGGATCTACAAGCTCATCCGTGGAAACCGGATTTCTCGAAACAAATTTATGACTTCTATTGTTCGCAAGTTTGATAATCCAACCTGGAGCGGCTCAGTTATATCCTTCCTGAT GTATTGCACTGAAACCCTTGCTTTACTTCCATTCACAACACCTGATGAGCCGCTCTATCTCGTGTATTCCATAAACCGAGTTATACAAGTCCGGGCTGGTGCAATCGAGTCAAATTTGAAGGCTCTGTTACATAAAGATACCGCAAAGACTCAGCGTGGAAATGGAACGTACCAACAAGATTCGACTCCTGCAAATATTCACATGATGGATCTGAACACAAGAATTGAAGAAGAACATACGCATTGGAATCCCTATGGCCATTCGACGCCAATCGATCTTAATGGAGTAGTAGTGTACCAAGATCCCAGGGATCAGTTTACTTCGTATCAAACCCACTATGGCGAAGCAAATGTGCACAAGATGACCTCATCTGATCCTCCTGAATTATCCACCGATGATTTGCAGAAAATTAAG GTTGATTGCTTATCAGCTATCGCTTTACAACTACTTTTAAAGCTTAAGAGATACTTAAAAGTCACGTACAGCTTAAATGATGAACGATGCCAA GCCTATTCTCCAACGGAACCATTGAAGCCAGGAGATCCTCTGTCCAGACAAAATGTTGCCCTTGACCTCAGCGATACTCGCACTGACTTACCTTCAACCTATCAAGACTTGGTTCTGAGATATCAG GAGTTTAAGAACGCGATGAGAGAAGATACACTTGACTACACCATTTACTCATCAAACGTCAAGAGGAAACGCCCAACGCCAAGAAAAAGCTCAAGATCTGCAAAAAAAGCAGTGGCCTACAATGAGGATGATGATGACGAGGATGATGATGATGACAGAGGTTGGAATGGAGGAGGAGGAAGGGGTATGACTGCTCGGAGACTAAATTACAGCACCAGAAATAGCAACAGAAGGTAA
- the LOC106327020 gene encoding nipped-B-like protein isoform X2 translates to MSNPSSSGLGSSSSSTQFGIGLANTAQSDVASHLPLPSLPIFCGAAQPGELKLFDEVAEGSSSGNRSLNRAEILSQSRRIAKMLEETDVSYLDLRNEAQELNCNSEEPFQLYDQVLRCNPGAFEYAIPGPTCDPVCTNEETQQRTSEPSVRVKIQRQADHHLARSIQPEPVKRVLRSNHVENHSWHPEPLIIQSPRDDIATHDSRPETITMNDSASKKSTGKKKRKDGAGPGASSVQPDSSVLQESIVNSFCEMLEDFCGKAEVPGDDRNEAEWSSMPVDEVRVLVTELMTIRSKMLLHMVPVDILSRLLHTLDHQIHRAEGLSINSEHSDSDSLALVLGALESIHASLAVMANSDMPKQLYKEEVIERILEFSRHQMMAVMSAYDPSYRSASKPTDNVAFEGDDDDDLDPDMGSASKRRRTGKSGKVKKSAVNRISGTVNTALQKLCTILGLLKELLLVERLSDSCILQLLKTSVTTFMVENIQLLQLKAISLIGGIYNSYPQHRTYVIDELSQLLWKLPSSKRVLRAYHLPDEEQKQIQMVTALLIQLVHNSTSLPETLRQASSANAILETPVDVGYLTKCHEAATETCCLFWTRVLGRLASLKAQDASEIKVMTENIVNDLLTALNLPEYPSVSLILEVLCVILLHNAGLKSKDVSARSMAIDLLGIIATRLKQDAVLCSEDRFWTLLESESEGRVDQVGTKDCALCLGKRAGNLLVCQICPRRFHAGCLGLKEVDIPSRNWHCPFCICKRQLLVLQSYCKADTKSGKVESEEDPNMITQTEVAQQMLLNYLQDAGSADDAHTFICWFHLCLSYKDVPKSHEKIKYYIARLKAKSIIRNSGATTSFLTRDAIKKITLALGRNSSFSRGFDKILHMLLASLRENSPIIRAKAMRAVSTIVEADPEVLCDKRVQLAVEGRFCDSAISVREAALELVGRHIASHPDVGSKYFEKVAERIKDTGVSVRKRAIKIIRDMCTSNPNFSEFTSACAEILSRISDDESSIQDLVCKTFYEFWFEEPPGHHTQFASDASSIPVEVEKKTKQMVGLLRTTPNHQLLVTIIKRALALDFFPQATKAAGINPVALASVRRRCELMCKCLLEKILQVEEMSREEGEVQVLPYVLLLHAFCLVDPGLCTPSSDPTKFVITLQPYLKSQVDSRIGAQLLESIIFIIDSVLPLIRKLPLSVTEDLEQDLKHMIVRHSFLTVVHACVRCLCSVSKLMGKGVSVVEHLLQFFFKRLESQGADNNQIAGRSLFCLGLLIRHGNSLISTSGSRSFNLSGCLNLFKRHLRMEDFALKVRSLQALGFILIARPEYMLEEDIGKIIENTLSDGANGRMKMQGLQNMYDYLIDAEKQLGSDKPVDITVNPVEQGGHTVPVAAGAGDTNICGGIVQLYWDKILGRCLDCDDQIRQIALKIVEVVLRQGLVHPITCVPYLIALETDPLEANQKLAHHLLMNMHEKYPAFFESRLGDGLQMSFIFMQSISQVYSESNQNPQQKGSGKNDHTSSSLTQARLGVSRIYKLIRGNRISRNKFMTSIVRKFDNPTWSGSVISFLMYCTETLALLPFTTPDEPLYLVYSINRVIQVRAGAIESNLKALLHKDTAKTQRGNGTYQQDSTPANIHMMDLNTRIEEEHTHWNPYGHSTPIDLNGVVVYQDPRDQFTSYQTHYGEANVHKMTSSDPPELSTDDLQKIKVDCLSAIALQLLLKLKRYLKVTYSLNDERCQAYSPTEPLKPGDPLSRQNVALDLSDTRTDLPSTYQDLVLRYQEFKNAMREDTLDYTIYSSNVKRKRPTPRKSSRSAKKAVAYNEDDDDEDDDDDRGWNGGGGRGMTARRLNYSTRNSNRR, encoded by the exons ATGAGCAATCCCAGCAGCTCCGGATTGGGTTCAAGCTCGAGTTCGACTCAGTTCGGGATTGGTTTGGCTAATACGGCGCAGTCGGACGTTGCTTCTCACTTGCCGCTGCCTTCCCTACCCATATTCTGCGGCGCGGCTCAACCTGGCGAGCTCAAGCTCTTCGATGAGGTTGCCGAAGGTAGTAGTAGTGGCAACAGGTCGTTGAATCGCGCCGAGATTCTCTCGCAGTCCAGGAGAATCGCGAAGATGCTTGAAGAAACTGACGTTTCTTACCT GGATCTTAGAAACGAGGCTCAGGAGCTCAATTGTAACTCTGAGGAGCCTTTTCAGTTATATGACCAAGTTCTACGATGCAATCCTGGAGCATTTGAGTATGCTATCCCTG GTCCGACCTGTGATCCAGTCTGTACCAATGAAGAGACTCAACAGAGAACTTCCGAGCCAAGTGTTCGTGTCAAGATTCAACGACAGGCAGATCATCATTTAGCTAGGAGTATCCAGCCTGAACCAGTGAAAAGGGTATTACGATCAAATCATGTTGAAAATCATAGTTGGCATCCTGAACCTTTGATAATCCAGTCACCACGAGATGATATTGCAACTCATGACTCTCGACCTGAAACGATCACCATGAAT GATTCTGCTTCCAAAAAGTCAACGGGCAAGAAGAAACGTAAAGATGGCGCTGGCCCTGGCGCGTCTTCAGTTCAGCCAGATTCATCTGTGCTTCAAG AGTCCATCGTAAATAGCTTTTGTGAGATGCTGGAGGACTTCTGTGGCAAAGCTGAAGTCCCTGGTGATGATAGGAATGAAGCAGAGTGGTCGTCAATGCCTGTTGATGAAGTTCGTGTTCTTGTAACTGAATTGATGACTATAAGGTCTAAAATGCTTTTGCATATGGTACCTGTTGATATTCTATCGAGGTTATTGCACACTCTGGATCATCAGATACATAGGGCCGAAGGCTTGTCCATTAATAGTGAGCAT TCGGATTCAGATTCATTGGCGTTGGTTCTTGGTGCCCTTGAGTCGATCCATGCATCGCTTGCAGTGATGGCCAACAGTGATATGCCAAAGCAGCTCTACAAGGAAGAG GTGATTGAGAGAATTCTGGAGTTTTCTAGGCATCAAATGATGGCTGTTATGTCTGCTTATGATCCATCATACCGCAGCGCAAGTAAACCCACAGATAATGTGGCATTTGAAG GGGATGATGATGATGATCTTGATCCTGACATGGGCTCAGCCAGTAAAAGGCGGCGCACAGGAAAAAGTGGCAAAGTGAAGAAGTCGGCAGTGAACAG GATCTCTGGAACAGTTAATACTGCACTACAGAAACTTTGCACTATTCTTGGCTTACTCAAGGAGCTGTTGTTGGTAGAAAGGTTGTCTGACAGTTGCATTTTACAACTGTTGAAGACGAGTGTGACAACATTTATGGTGGAAAATATCCAACTTCTGCAGCTTAAAGCAATTAGCTTAATCGGTGGT ATATATAATTCATATCCTCAACACCGAACATATGTGATAGATGAGTTATCTCAATTGCTCTGGAAGCTACCTTCCTCAAAACGAGTGTTGAGAGCCTATCATCTCCCTGATGAAGAACAAAAGCAGATTCAAATGGTCACTGCTTTGCTCATTCAGTTGGTTCACAACAGCACAAGCCTTCCTGAAACCCTGAGACAGGCTTCCAGTGCAAACGCCATACTGGAGACTCCAGTTGATGTTGGCTACCTAACTAAATGTCATGAGGCGGCTACAGAAACATGTTGCCTTTTCTGGACTCGTGTCCTTGGACGACTTGCCAGTTTGAAGGCTCAGGATGCTTCTGAGATAAAAGTGATGACTGAGAACATTGTTAATGATCTACTGACTGCATTGAATCTTCCTGAATATCCATCAGTTTCTCTTATTCTTGAG GTTCTCTGTGTCATACTGCTGCACAATGCAGGGTTGAAATCAAAAGATGTCTCTGCCCGGTCAATGGCCATTGACTTACTAGGTATAATTGCTACCAGGTTGAAACAAGATGCTGTCCTCTGCAGTGAAGACAGATTTTGGACATTACTAGAATCAGAAAGTGAAGGTAGAGTTGACCAAGTTGGCACAAAAGATTGCGCTCTTTGTTTAGGTAAAAGGGCTGGGAATTTATTGGTCTGTCAAATTTGTCCAAGGCGGTTTCATGCTGGCTGTCTGGGTTTAAAGGAAGTAGACATTCCAAGTCGAAATTGGCACTGTCCGTTTTGCATATGCAAGAGACAACTTCTTGTACTGCAGTCTTACTGTAAGGCGGACACCAAGAGTGGTAAGGTTGAGTCAGAAGAAGATCCAAATATGATTACACAGACAGAAGTTGCGCAACAGATGCTCCTGAATTATCTTCAGGATGCTGGATCTGCTGATGATGCGCATACTTTCATTTGCTG GTTTCATCTGTGCCTTTCGTATAAAGATGTTCCAAAATCTCATGAAAAAATCAAATATTACATTGCTAGACTGAAAGCAAAGTCAATAATCCGTAACTCTGGAGCAACTACGTCGTTCTTGACAAGAGATGCTATTAAGAAGATTACTTTAGCTCTTGGACGAAATAGTTCCTTTTCCAGAGGATTTGATAAAATTCTACACATGCTCCTG GCTAGTTTAAGAGAGAACTCTCCCATTATTAGGGCTAAAGCTATGCGAGCA GTTAGTACAATTGTTGAAGCTGATCCAGAGGTACTGTGCGATAAGCGTGTTCAGTTGGCTGTTGAAGGAAGGTTTTGTGATTCTGCTATATCTGTTAGAGAAGCAGCACTTGAACTTGTTGGTAGGCACATTGCATCACATCCTGATGTTGGTTCAAAG TATTTTGAGAAGGTCGCTGAGAGGATTAAGGATACTGGAGTGAGTGTTCGAAAACGAGCCATAAAGATCATACGTGACATGTGTACTTCAAATCCCAACTTCTCTGAATTTACAAGTGCATGCGCCGAGATATTATCTCGAATCAGTGATGATGAGTCTAGCATCCAG GATCTTGTGTGCAAAACTTTCTATGAATTCTGGTTTGAGGAACCTCCAGGGCATCATACTCAATTTGCTAGTGATGCTAGCTCCATTCCAGTGGAAGTGGAAAAGAAAACTAAGCAAATGGTTGGGTTGTTAAGGACGACTCCAAATCACCAGCTTCTTGTAACAATTATTAAGCGTGCCCTGGCCCTTGATTTTTTCCCTCAAGCAACTAAAGCTGCTGGTATCAACCCAGTTGCCCTTGCATCAGTGCGCAGGCGCTGTGAACTGATGTGCAAATGCTTACTGGAAAAAATATTGCAG GTAGAAGAAATGAGCCGTGAAGAAGGAGAGGTGCAAGTGCTTCCTTATGTTCTTCTTTTGCATGCTTTCTGTCTGGTGGATCCTGGGCTGTGTACACCGTCTTCAGACCCTACTAAATTTGTTATCACCCTACAACCGTATCTGAAGAGTCAG GTTGATAGTAGAATAGGAGCACAATTACTAGAGAGTATTATTTTTATAATCGATTCTGTCCTGCCCTTGATCCGCAAGCTGCCTCTTAGTGTCACTGAAGACCTGGAGCAAGACCTAAAGCATATGATTGTTCGGCATTCATTTCTAACCGTTGTTCATGCTTGCGTTAG GTGTCTCTGTTCTGTGAGTAAATTGATGGGTAAAGGTGTTAGCGTAGTCGAGCATCTTCTTCAGTTCTTTTTTAAGCGGTTGGAATCCCAAGGGGCTGATAACAACCAG ATTGCTGGGCGGTCCCTTTTTTGTCTTGGGTTACTTATTCGCCATGGTAACTCTCTTATTAGCACCTCAGGTAGTAGGAGTTTCAATCTCTCTGGCTGTCTCAATTTATTCAAACGACACCTCCGCATGGAAGATTTTGCTTTGAAAGTCAGGTCCCTGCAG GCTTTAGGTTTCATTCTAATTGCACGGCCTGAATACATGTTGGAAGAAGACATTGGAAAGATAATCGAGAATACATTATCAGATGGAGCAAACGGACGTATGAAG ATGCAAGGATTACAGAACATGTATGATTACCTTATCGATGCGGAAAAACAATTGGGATCAGATAAACCTGTTGATATCACGGTTAACCCAGTTGAGCAAGGTGGACATACTGTACCCGTGGCCGCTGGTGCAGGTGACACCAACATTTGCGGAGGTATTGTGCAGTTGTATTGGGATAAGATATTAGGTAGATGCTTGGACTGTGATGATCAAATTCGCCAGATTGCTCTCAAG ATAGTGGAAGTCGTGCTACGTCAAGGTCTTGTTCATCCTATTACATGTGTTCCTTATTTGATTGCCCTCGAGACAGATCCGCTCGAGGCCAACCAAAAGCTGGCCCATCATTTACTAATGAATATGCATGAGAA GTATCCGGCTTTTTTCGAAAGCCGTCTCGGTGACGGACTTCAAATGTCATTTATATTCATGCAATCCATCAGCCAGGTCTATTCAGAATCAAATCAAAATCCTCAGCAGAAGGGTTCGGGGAAGAATGATCATACTAGTAGCTCTCTCACACAAGCTAGACTTGGAGTCTCCAGGATCTACAAGCTCATCCGTGGAAACCGGATTTCTCGAAACAAATTTATGACTTCTATTGTTCGCAAGTTTGATAATCCAACCTGGAGCGGCTCAGTTATATCCTTCCTGAT GTATTGCACTGAAACCCTTGCTTTACTTCCATTCACAACACCTGATGAGCCGCTCTATCTCGTGTATTCCATAAACCGAGTTATACAAGTCCGGGCTGGTGCAATCGAGTCAAATTTGAAGGCTCTGTTACATAAAGATACCGCAAAGACTCAGCGTGGAAATGGAACGTACCAACAAGATTCGACTCCTGCAAATATTCACATGATGGATCTGAACACAAGAATTGAAGAAGAACATACGCATTGGAATCCCTATGGCCATTCGACGCCAATCGATCTTAATGGAGTAGTAGTGTACCAAGATCCCAGGGATCAGTTTACTTCGTATCAAACCCACTATGGCGAAGCAAATGTGCACAAGATGACCTCATCTGATCCTCCTGAATTATCCACCGATGATTTGCAGAAAATTAAG GTTGATTGCTTATCAGCTATCGCTTTACAACTACTTTTAAAGCTTAAGAGATACTTAAAAGTCACGTACAGCTTAAATGATGAACGATGCCAA GCCTATTCTCCAACGGAACCATTGAAGCCAGGAGATCCTCTGTCCAGACAAAATGTTGCCCTTGACCTCAGCGATACTCGCACTGACTTACCTTCAACCTATCAAGACTTGGTTCTGAGATATCAG GAGTTTAAGAACGCGATGAGAGAAGATACACTTGACTACACCATTTACTCATCAAACGTCAAGAGGAAACGCCCAACGCCAAGAAAAAGCTCAAGATCTGCAAAAAAAGCAGTGGCCTACAATGAGGATGATGATGACGAGGATGATGATGATGACAGAGGTTGGAATGGAGGAGGAGGAAGGGGTATGACTGCTCGGAGACTAAATTACAGCACCAGAAATAGCAACAGAAGGTAA